The window TGCTATCTGATCCTTTTTTTGACCGGTGGCATTATAAATTCTGTTTCTTAAAATATCTCGTTCTTTAGTAATACCTAATTCTTCATCCAACTGATCTAAGACTTTAAGCGCTTCTTTAAAATCGCCAGTCTGCATATAGATATTTGCTAAATCTTCTCTATAATCAGGATGATATTTCACCAATTGTTTAACCGTTTTTATCGCTTTTTTATACTCTTTTTCCTGAATGTAAGTACTATACAATTCATCTAAAAACCATTCGTTATCAGGAATTTTACTCACCGCTATTTTTAGCGCATCCTCTGCTGCTCCAAAGTTTTTAAGCTGGTTATAATTTTTACCTAATTCGAAATACAAAATAGCGTCAGAATCGTTAATTTCTATACACTCCAACAAGTTATCTACTGCACGTTGGTAATTCTCTATTCCTTTTTGTTTTAAGGCCTCAAAAAAGTATTCTTGATACGCATCAGAAACGTCTCCTAAGTCATCGTCAGGTGGTTTATTAGAATCAACTTGCGCAGCAGCAATCTGCGGAAACAGCAGTGTTCCGAAACAAATTAGTACTATATAAAATTGTTTTTTCATTATTAAAAATTGTATGCTACGCTTTAAAGACCACCTTATATTAGACCGTCATTATTATTCTAAAACAGAATAATCACCAATGCTAATTTTACTGAATTTACCATCAAACTTAACATGATTACCAATCATAGCTTCGTCTAAAGTAGCGTTTTTTATAATGGTATGGTTTTGTATTAGACTATTTTTAACGGTCGAATCGGTTATTACACAGTTATCACCAACAGATACAAACGGTCCAATAGTCGTATTTTTAAGCACGACATTCTCTCCGATATAACAAGGTTCTATAATTGTAGAATTTTCGTTTATAACATTAGACGCTATTAATTGCTCCTCTCCGTCTGCTTTCAAAAAGCCTAACATACGTTGATTAGTTTCTAATGTAATGGCTTTGTTTCCACAGTCCATCCATTCGCTAACCTCTCCTGTCTTAAATACTTTACCTTCCGCCATCATTCCTTTAATACCATCGTTTATCTGGTATTCTCCTCCATGAATAATATTATTATCTAATACAATCTGAAGTTGGTCTTTTAATTGGCTAACGTCTTTAAAGTAATAAATACCAATTACTGCTAAATCGCTTACAAATT is drawn from Psychroserpens sp. NJDZ02 and contains these coding sequences:
- a CDS encoding sugar phosphate nucleotidyltransferase, with amino-acid sequence MKIIVPMAGRGSRLRPHSLTVPKPLIPVAGQPIVHRLVKDIAKVLNQPITEIAFVLGDPAWFGDDVVASLKDLATGLGAKASIYRQDQPLGTGHAIMCAKESLSGPAVIAYADTLIRADFNLDPEADAVIWVKQVDQPEAYGVVKLNDQKEIVELVEKPEQFVSDLAVIGIYYFKDVSQLKDQLQIVLDNNIIHGGEYQINDGIKGMMAEGKVFKTGEVSEWMDCGNKAITLETNQRMLGFLKADGEEQLIASNVINENSTIIEPCYIGENVVLKNTTIGPFVSVGDNCVITDSTVKNSLIQNHTIIKNATLDEAMIGNHVKFDGKFSKISIGDYSVLE